The window GCTGGCTGTCCGGCATGCCCGCCGAGACCCACCTGTCGATCCTGGCGCTGATCCTCGGCGGCGGCTTCGATCAGCTGCCCCGTACGCTGCGGATCTGCTTCGCCCACGGCGGCGGCAGCTTCCCGTTCTGGCTGGGCCGCGCCGACAACGCCTGGCACCGCCGGGGCGACGTGGTACGCGGCCGCTCGGCGCACCCGCCGAGCCACTACCTGGACCGGTTCTACGTCGACTCGGTGGTGTTCGACCCGGCGGCGCTGCGGCTGCTGGTCGACACGATGAGTGCCGACCGGGTGCTCCTGGGCAGCGACTACCCCTACCCGCTGGGGGAACGGCCGGTCGGCGCGGTGATCGACAAGGCGGACTTCCTCACCGCCGACCAGCGGGCTGCCCTGAGCGGCGGCAACGCCTACCGGTTCCTTACCGGCTGACCGTCGGCGACCTGCCGGAGCAGGGTGGCGAGTTCGTGCAGCAGTTGCGGCGGGCAGTCGGCGAACGGGCTCGCCGCCAACGTCGCCGTGATGATCTCCTGGCGTACCTGTCGGCCCTTGTCGGTGAGGGCGAGCACCCGGCCTCGCCGGTCGGTGGGGTCGACGCCGCGTTCGACCAGTCCGCGCTCGATCAGCTGGTTGGCGATGAAGCTGAGGTTGGGGGCGTTGCAGTACAGGCGCTCGGCGAGCGTCTTCATCGACGGTGCTGGTCCGGTCGGGTCGATCGCCCACAGCGCCTGCGCGGTCGCGTTGGTCAGCCCGTGGGCGGTCAGGGCGGGTTCGAGCCGGTCGCTGGTCGTCATGAAGATCTCGTGGTTGGCGCGGATGGCGTCGACGAGGTCCCGGTGGTCCACCGGCCGACGGTACCACTTGCGCTTCGAGTCTCGAACTATTACGGTCTGAAACGCTTCGAGTCTCGAAGTATATCGTCAAAGCTGAGGAGCCGCACCATGACCCAACTGGCCGAACCGCTCGAACTGCCCAGCGGGCAGGTCCTGCCGAACCGGATCGCCAAGGCCGCCATGGAGGAGTTCCTGGCCGTCGACGGTCAGCTGCCCGGCACCGAGCTCGCCACGCTCTACCAGCGCTGGGGTGCCGGCGGAGCGGGGCTGCTGATCACCGGGCACGTCATGGTCGACGAGCGGGCCCTCGCCGACCCCTCCGACGTCGTGCTCGCGGACCGTACCCCGCTGGAACCGTTCCGGCGCTGGGCGGCGGCGGCGACCGCTGGCGGTGCCCGCGCCTGGATGCAGATCAACCACCCCGGTCGGGTCGTCTACGCGGACATGCCGGGGCTGGCCTGGTCGGCGTCGGACATACCGGTCAGCATCGGGCGGCTGTCCCGCTTCTTCGCCCAACCCACCGCGATGACGCCGGAACAGATCGACGAGGTCGTCGACCGGTTCGCCCGGACCGCGCAGCGAGCCGTCGAGGCCGGATTCGACGGGGTGGAGATCCACGCCGCCCACGGCTACCTGATCAGCCAGTTCCTCTCCCCGCTGACCAACCGGCGGACCGACCGCTGGGGAGGTGAACTGCTCAACCGGGCCCGGCTGCTGATAGACGTCGTTACCGAGGTCCGGCGTCGACTGCCCGACGGCGCGGCGGTGGCGGTCAAGCTCAACACCGCCGACTTCCAGCGCGGCGGCTTCGACCCGGACGACGCCAGACAGGTGGTCGGCATGCTCGCCGACACTAGCGTCGACCTGGTCGAACTCTCCGGCGGCTCGGTGGAGAGCCTGGCCACCAACGGCTACCCGGCGGACGGGCACACCCTCGCCCGCGAGGCGTACTTCCTGGACGCCGCCGCGACGATCATCCCGCAGGCCCCGGTGCCGGTGATGCTCACCGGCGGCGTCCGCCGCCGCGCCGTCGCCGAGCGGGTACGCGCCCAGGGCACGGCGGTCGTCGGAGTGGCGACGGCGCTCGCTGTGGACCCGGAGCTGCCGCGGCGCTGGCTGCGCGGCGAGGAAGCAGCGGTCGCGGTGCCGGGCCCGCGCTGGAAGAACAAGCACCTGGCCTCGGCGGCCACCCAGGCCGTCGTGCACTGCCGGCTCCGCCAGGTCGGGCGAGGATCCGCCGACCCCGGCCGAGCGGACCCGGTCGTTTCCCTCATCCAGGAGCAGCTCCAGCGACGCCGGTCGCTGCGGCGCTACCGCCGGTGGTTGGCGGAGCCGGTCAGCGTACGGACGTGGTCCTGGCCAGGGTGACGAACGCGGACCAGGCGGCGGGGGCGAAGGTCAGGGTGCCGCCGTCGCGGTCCTTGGTGTCGCGGACGTGGACCCGGCCGGGGAGGTTGTCGGCGACCTCGACACAGTTGCCCCCAGCGGGGTTGCTGCGGGTCGACTTGCGCCAGCGAGGGGTGGTGCTCAGCTCCATGTCTGCACCGCTTTCAGGATCATGTCGTGGGATTCCTCGACAGGCAGAGCATAACTGCGGACACCTTCCCAGGACCGCTCCAATGTCTGCACGTCGGCCGGGTTGCTGATCACGTCACCGCCGAAGTGGGAATCGACGTAGCCGAACACGTGATCGTCCACGGTCGCCATCGCGAACGAGCCGTTGAGGCCGTGGTAGGCGTCGGCGTTGCCCGGCACCACGTGCACCCAGACGTTGGGGCGGGCCGCCGCCTCGGCGAGACTGCGCAGCTGCTCGGCCATCTGCTCCGGCGTGCCGACCTGACGGTGCAGCACGCTGCGGTCGAGGACGGCGATGAACTCGGCCGGGTCGTCGGCGCGGGTGAGCACCTGCTGGCGGGTGAGCCGGTTCGCCAGCCGGGTCGGCACGTCGTCGACCGGGCCGACGCGCAGCAGTCGTTCGGCGTACTCCCGGGTCTGCAACAGGCCCGGGACGACCGCGAGCTCGAACGATCGCAGCAGGGTGGCCCGCTCCTCCATTTCGGCCCACGGGCGCAGGAAACCGGCGAAGGACATTCCGCGCGCCTCTGCGGAAGCGCGCTGCACGCGGTCGCCGCTGCCCAGCACATCGTCGAGGATCTTCGCGTTCTGCTGCACCGGGACCAGGCGGCCGTTCTCGTAACTGCCGATCGACGACGCGCTGAGCTGGATCAACGCGCCGAGCTGCTGCTGGGAAAGCCCGCGCTCGGTGCGCAGGGTGCGAATCAGGCGGTGCACCTCGTGCATTTTCGGATCCCCGATCTGCTGATGGTGGGGCGGTGCGTCGAATGCCACCTCTACCTCTATCAGTACGACGGATCGGAGTCCATGATGGAGATCGGATAAATTCCGGATAG is drawn from Micromonospora sp. Llam0 and contains these coding sequences:
- a CDS encoding MarR family winged helix-turn-helix transcriptional regulator, giving the protein MDHRDLVDAIRANHEIFMTTSDRLEPALTAHGLTNATAQALWAIDPTGPAPSMKTLAERLYCNAPNLSFIANQLIERGLVERGVDPTDRRGRVLALTDKGRQVRQEIITATLAASPFADCPPQLLHELATLLRQVADGQPVRNR
- a CDS encoding 2,4-dienoyl-CoA reductase, encoding MTQLAEPLELPSGQVLPNRIAKAAMEEFLAVDGQLPGTELATLYQRWGAGGAGLLITGHVMVDERALADPSDVVLADRTPLEPFRRWAAAATAGGARAWMQINHPGRVVYADMPGLAWSASDIPVSIGRLSRFFAQPTAMTPEQIDEVVDRFARTAQRAVEAGFDGVEIHAAHGYLISQFLSPLTNRRTDRWGGELLNRARLLIDVVTEVRRRLPDGAAVAVKLNTADFQRGGFDPDDARQVVGMLADTSVDLVELSGGSVESLATNGYPADGHTLAREAYFLDAAATIIPQAPVPVMLTGGVRRRAVAERVRAQGTAVVGVATALAVDPELPRRWLRGEEAAVAVPGPRWKNKHLASAATQAVVHCRLRQVGRGSADPGRADPVVSLIQEQLQRRRSLRRYRRWLAEPVSVRTWSWPG
- a CDS encoding DUF397 domain-containing protein, whose protein sequence is MELSTTPRWRKSTRSNPAGGNCVEVADNLPGRVHVRDTKDRDGGTLTFAPAAWSAFVTLARTTSVR
- a CDS encoding helix-turn-helix transcriptional regulator yields the protein MHRLIRTLRTERGLSQQQLGALIQLSASSIGSYENGRLVPVQQNAKILDDVLGSGDRVQRASAEARGMSFAGFLRPWAEMEERATLLRSFELAVVPGLLQTREYAERLLRVGPVDDVPTRLANRLTRQQVLTRADDPAEFIAVLDRSVLHRQVGTPEQMAEQLRSLAEAAARPNVWVHVVPGNADAYHGLNGSFAMATVDDHVFGYVDSHFGGDVISNPADVQTLERSWEGVRSYALPVEESHDMILKAVQTWS